In one Tripterygium wilfordii isolate XIE 37 chromosome 22, ASM1340144v1, whole genome shotgun sequence genomic region, the following are encoded:
- the LOC119991228 gene encoding protein HIGH ARSENIC CONTENT 1, mitochondrial, with translation MEAIKRPEDVVTVNVHAAKELLSSGYLYLDVRTIEEFNKSHVDSALNVPYMFKTQEEGRVKNPEFQNQVATICKKEDHLVVGCNSGGRSLKACVDLLNAGFANVTNMEGGYSAWVDSGLAGDKPAEELKTACKFRP, from the exons ATGGAAGCCATCAAGAG GCCTGAAGATGTTGTTACTGTCAATGTTCATGCTGCCAAAGAATTGCTCAGCTCGGGTTACTTGTACTTGGATGTAAG GACAATTGAGGAATTCAACAAGAGCCATGTTGACAGTGCCTTGAATGTTCCTTACATGTTCAAAACACAAGAAGAAG GTAGAGTGAAAAACCCTGAATTCCAGAACCAAGTTGCCACCATCTGCAAGAAAGAGGATCACTTAGTTGTG GGTTGCAACAGTGGAGGAAGATCACTAAAGGCCTGCGTTGATCTTCTAAATGCA GGCTTTGCGAATGTGACTAACATGGAAGGGGGTTACTCTGCATGGGTAGACAGTGGTCTTGCTGGAGATAAGCCTGCAGAAGAGCTTAAAACAGCTTGCAAGTTCCGACCCTGA
- the LOC119991226 gene encoding peptidyl-prolyl cis-trans isomerase CYP21-1-like isoform X1: protein MRRLISILVQPRCLLLLIVLSIFLIFAFTGHKKEEEKAEEVYEITHRVYLDIDIDKQRLGRIVIGLYGQVVPKTVENFRALCTGERVTGKNGKHLHYKGKPFHHIISGFVIQGGDIIYGDGRGSESIYGGTFPDENFKIKHAHAGVLSMVNSGPDSNGSQFFITTVKASWLDGEHVVFGKVIQGMDTVYAIEGGAGTYNGKPRKKVIIADSGEIPKNKWDEER from the exons ATGCGTCGACTGATCTCGATTTTGGTTCAGCCACGGTGCCTGCTCCTCCTGATAGTCCTCTCGATTTTCCTCATTTTTGCTTTCACCGGTCACAAAAAG GAGGAAGAGAAAGCAGAAGAGGTGTATGAAATTACTCATAGAGTATACTTggatattgatattgataaGCAACGTTTAG GTAGAATTGTCATTGGACTATATGGCCAAGTTGTTCCGAAGACTGTCG AGAACTTTAGGGCTTTGTGCACAG GAGAAAGGGTTACTGGAAAGAATGGAAAGCATCTCCACTATAAGGGAAAACCATTTCATCATATAATATCTGGATTCGTAATTCAAGGTGGAGATATAATCTATGGGGATGGCAGGGGTAGCGAATCTATTTACGGTGGGACTTTTCCCGACGAGAATTTTAAGATAAAGCATGCGCATGCAG GTGTTTTATCCATGGTGAACTCTGGACCTGATTCCAATGGCtcacaattttttattacaactgTCAAGGCTAGCTG GTTGGACGGAGAGCATGTTGTTTTTGGCAAGGTTATTCAAGGGATGGATACTGTATATGCCATCGAAGGAGGAGCAGGAACCTACAATGGGAAACCTAGAAAGAAAGTAATCATTGCTGACTCTGGAGAGATACCCAAGAACAAGTGGGATGAGGAAAGATGA
- the LOC119991226 gene encoding peptidyl-prolyl cis-trans isomerase CYP21-1-like isoform X2, with protein MAKNRIGNLPHFFPPYLSGLNEEEKAEEVYEITHRVYLDIDIDKQRLGRIVIGLYGQVVPKTVENFRALCTGERVTGKNGKHLHYKGKPFHHIISGFVIQGGDIIYGDGRGSESIYGGTFPDENFKIKHAHAGVLSMVNSGPDSNGSQFFITTVKASWLDGEHVVFGKVIQGMDTVYAIEGGAGTYNGKPRKKVIIADSGEIPKNKWDEER; from the exons ATGGCAAAGAACAGGATTGGAAATTTGCCTCATTTCTTCCCTCCTTACTTATCTGGCCTCAAT GAGGAAGAGAAAGCAGAAGAGGTGTATGAAATTACTCATAGAGTATACTTggatattgatattgataaGCAACGTTTAG GTAGAATTGTCATTGGACTATATGGCCAAGTTGTTCCGAAGACTGTCG AGAACTTTAGGGCTTTGTGCACAG GAGAAAGGGTTACTGGAAAGAATGGAAAGCATCTCCACTATAAGGGAAAACCATTTCATCATATAATATCTGGATTCGTAATTCAAGGTGGAGATATAATCTATGGGGATGGCAGGGGTAGCGAATCTATTTACGGTGGGACTTTTCCCGACGAGAATTTTAAGATAAAGCATGCGCATGCAG GTGTTTTATCCATGGTGAACTCTGGACCTGATTCCAATGGCtcacaattttttattacaactgTCAAGGCTAGCTG GTTGGACGGAGAGCATGTTGTTTTTGGCAAGGTTATTCAAGGGATGGATACTGTATATGCCATCGAAGGAGGAGCAGGAACCTACAATGGGAAACCTAGAAAGAAAGTAATCATTGCTGACTCTGGAGAGATACCCAAGAACAAGTGGGATGAGGAAAGATGA